From the Amphiura filiformis unplaced genomic scaffold, Afil_fr2py scaffold_36, whole genome shotgun sequence genome, one window contains:
- the LOC140144002 gene encoding craniofacial development protein 2-like — MCPGITDDLRLIDDARKTAIINRELKRLNIDIAGLQETRLLSDGSLREQDQPRQHGVGFAVRNTLLSSIEPPTGGTERFLSLRLSTSSGPVSIMNVYAPTLCSSTETKDQFYEELDSAIRCIAANEDFIPTWRLQCTGRCRSQCMAQLSRTLRCR; from the coding sequence ATGTGTCCTGGCATCACAGATGATCTCCGTCTGATTGACGATGCAAGGAAGACAGCCATCATTAATCGCGAGCTCAAAAGACTGAATATTGACATTGCTGGTTTGCAGGAGACAAGGCTCCTCTCTGATGGAAGTCTAAGAGAACAAGACCAACCACGCCAGCATGGAGTCGGGTTTGCAGTGAGGAATACCTTACTCTCTTCAATTGAACCACCTACTGGAGGTACAGAACGTTTCCTCTCACTCCGCCTTTCGACATCTTCAGGCCCGGTGAGCATAATGAACGTTTACGCTCCTACCCTTTGCTCCTCTACTGAGACCAAGGATCAGTTTTATGAGGAACTGGACTCAGCCATCAGATGTATAGCCGCTAACGAGGACTTTATTCCTACTTGGAGACTTCAATGCACGGGTAGGTGCAGATCACAGTGCATGGCCCAGCTGTCTCGGACACTTCGGTGTAggtaa